One stretch of Oncorhynchus clarkii lewisi isolate Uvic-CL-2024 chromosome 3, UVic_Ocla_1.0, whole genome shotgun sequence DNA includes these proteins:
- the LOC139387034 gene encoding RNA-binding protein 24-like, with amino-acid sequence MMMHSSQKDTTYTKIFVGGLPYHTTDSSLRKYFEVFGDIDEAVVITDRQTGKSRGYGFVTMADRASADRACKDPNPIIDGRKANVNLAYLGAKPRVMQPGFSFGVPQIHPAFIQRPYGIPAHYVYPQAFMYISMITMVIPHSMQSPAATASAASSPYLDYTGAAYAQYSAAAASAAAAAAYEHYPYAASPAPAGYMAAAGYGYAVQQPLAAAATPGAAAAAAAFAQYQPQQLQADRMQ; translated from the exons ATGATGATGCACTCGTCTCAGAAGGACACAACCTACACAAAGATATTTGTAGGAGGTCTTCCATATCACACCACGGACTCCAGTCTCAGGAAATACTTCGAAGTGTTCGGTGATATCGACGAGGCTGTTGTTataacggacagacagacgggcaaaTCCAGAGGTTATGGATTC GTGACGATGGCAGACCGGGCGTCTGCGGACCGAGCCTGCAAGGACCCAAACCCCATCATCGACGGCCGGAAAGCCAATGTGAACCTGGCCTACCTGGGGGCCAAGCCCAGGGTCATGCAGCCAG GTTTCTCATTTGGTGTTCCTCAAATCCATCCAGCGTTCATCCAGAGGCCTTATGG GATCCCAGCCCACTATGTCTACCCCCAGGCCTttatgtatatatcaatgat CACCATGGTCATCCCTCACAGCATGCAGTCGCCCGCCGCCACGGCCTCCGCCGCCTCCTCCCCGTACCTCGACTACACCGGAGCGGCCTACGCCCAGTACTCAGCCGCAGCCGCCAGCGCCGCGGCCGCCGCTGCCTACGAGCATTACCCGTACGCAGCCTCCCCGGCCCCTGCGGGCTACATGGCTGCAGCAGGGTATGGGTATGCGGTCCAGCAGCCCCTAGCAGCCGCAGCCACCCCGGGAGCAGCCGCAGCAGCCGCAGCCTTCGCCCAGTACCAGCCTCAACAGCTTCAGGCAGACCGCATGCAGTAA